The Pristis pectinata isolate sPriPec2 chromosome 16, sPriPec2.1.pri, whole genome shotgun sequence region tctggcccatcaagcctgctccaccattcaataagatcatggctgatctggccgtggactcagatccacctacctgccttttccccataacccttaattcccttgctATGCAAagatctaactgtgtcttaaatatatttaatgaggtcgcctctactgcttccctgggcagagaattccacagattcactactctctgggaaaagcagtttctcctcatctctgtcctgaatctactcccctgaatcctgaggctatgtcccctagttctcgtctcatctaccagtggaaacaaccttcctgcctctttcttatctatccctttcataattttatatgtttctgtaagatcccctctcattcttctgaattccagcaagtatagtcccagatgactcaatctctcctcataggctaaccccctcatctccagaatcaacctggtgaaccttctctgcaccccctccaaaggcagtatatccttcctcaagtaagcagaccagaactgcacgcagtactccaggtgcagcctcaccagtaccttgtacaattgcagcataacctccctgctctcaaattcaatccctccagcaatgaaggtcaacattccatttgctttcttgacaaccctgttgcacctgcaaaccaaccttttgcgattcatgcacaagcactcccaagtccctctgtacaacagcatcctgcaatctttcaccatttaaataataagctgatcttctatttttccttccaaagtggatgacctcacctttaccaacattgtactccatctgccagacccttgcccactcacttaacctatctatatctctccgcagactctccacatactctgcacaatttatttttccactcaatttagtgtcatcagcaaactgagataCGCTACActctcctcttccaaatcgttaatgtatatcatgaacagttgcaggcccaacaccgacccctgtggcaccccgctcaccactgattgccaaccagagaaccacccatttatcccaactctctgctttctactggttaaccaatcctctatccatgctgatacattacccccaactccatgcctccttatcttatggataagtcttttatgtggcaccttgatctcattcttaatcaagagtgctaccccacctcccttacctttctgcttatccttccatattacctgatgccctttaattcccaatcatctccaccctgcaaccacatttctggaatggccactaaatcatacccctttgtactgatttgggcccaagttcactgaccttgtttcgaatactacgggcattcagttaaagtgcccttacactcattgtccttttagaatctagtaagcTTTGTGTCTTTTGTGTTCAACTtatctgtactccactcttacttttctcctttctaacttttgctctggtctctgctttgcttccctctgtctttctgcatggattcccatccccctgccataatCTAGCAGTATGGGTAGAAGAGTGATTAACTAATAGACAGCAGGGAGTCAAGGCGAATGAGTCACTTTCAGATTGACAACCAGTATCTAATGGAGTGCCCCGGGGTCAGTGCAGGGACTGAACAGTTTATAttctatgttaatgacttggacaaaGTGCCCGAGTGTACtgaagccaaatttgctgatgatacagagaaAGATGGGTCAGCAAGTTGTGAGAGGGAGTCTGCAGAttgggcaaaaagttggcagatggaatataatgtggggaagtgtgaggtaatccactccagaagaatgaaaaagcaaattattacttaaatggagtgAGCCCACTAAGTGTTGCAGTACCAAAGGATCTCGGGATGGATCCAAGTGCCTGCAAAATATCAAGTTAGCATGCAGGCAGTGCAAGTAATTAAGGGGGCTAATGGAATGCTGACCTTTCTTGCAAGGGAGATGGAGCATAAAGGTAGAGagattttgatgcaactttactgGGCGCTGGCGAGACCACACCTGGTATATTGTGCCAAGTCTTGTTTTCTATATTTAAGGAGAGATATACTTGtattggaggcaatgcagagaagcTTTTCTAAGTCAATTCCTGGCATGAATAGGTTGATGGATGGGGAACATTATGCTCATACATCGGAAGACATTCGGGAAGCTCAAACATTCCGAAGGCCGAgaagtgatcttgttgaaacatctAAGATTCTGACAGGGTGGACGGTGAATGTTATTTTCTCCTTGAACAGGGTTATCTAGAACAAGGGGTTACCCATCTCACATGGTGGAGGGACTTTGCCTCTCAGAAAGCCATGATGAACAGACATTGGAACTACAAGCAAGTCAATGGGTATGAGGGAGAGACCAGAAAAGTGGTGTTGAGACCAAGACTGGTTCAGccataaccttattgaatggtggagcaggctcgagccGTTGACCAGAAAACTCCTGCTCCTTTCTTATGTTGATAGCATTGTCAATGGCGAGAggagactgattgggtggtaattaacaGGATTGTAcgacctgctttttgtgaacgTACGATCAAAAGTGAAGAAGGAAAAAGATGTGAGAAAATATTggcctgttttaaaaaaaagttaaaggaattccaaatttcttttataATTACAAGAAGATCAAAAGGATAACTAAGACCAGGGCTCATTAGGGAGCCTGTGTGTGGAGGTAGAGGATGTGGGTCTGTTTAATGAACATTTTGATTCATGAAAGAGTAAAGTGGTGTCCATGCTGTAAATGATGGGGATAAGAGTGGAATATTGAAAGGTACACACACATAGTAGGAGATAAAGTACTAGGGGatttagcatctttgaaagtgggTGAGTTGCCAGGTCTGGATGAATTATCTTCCAGGCTGTTAAAAgcagcaagagaagaaattgtgctGGCTCCAACAACAATTTTTCAATCCTCCCTGGCTACGAGAATAGTGCCAAAGGATTGGAGGACTGCTGATGTCATAGCTTTGCTTCTGAAGGGAGGAGAGGATAAGCCAAGCATTTATACACCAATTAGTTTAACTTtggtggtggacaaattattgggATCGATTCTGATGGACAGCATAAACCTGTATTTGGAAAGGCTCAAATTAATCAGGGGCAGTGAGCATGGGTTTGCAAAAGATGTGTCTATTGATTTTTTAAGGAGATAATGGGCAGGGTTGAATAGGGTAGGACGTccgatgtggtctacatgggttTCAGCAAAACTTCTGATAGGTTCCACACAGCAGGCTGCTCAAAAAAGCTCATGTGATCTAAGGGAGAGtggcaattggatccaaaattagctagGTGGTagcaaagggtaatggttgaCAATGTTTTTGTGGCTGGAAAACTGCTATCAttggggttccacagggctcaaTACTCAGTCCCTCACCTTTTTAATATATGGTAATGATTTTGATTTAAGATGTGATacagaagtttggagatgatgcaaaaattggccatgtggttAACAGTGAGGAAAGCCTCAGACTGCAGAAAGATTAAGATGGTCTGGTCAGTGAAAAATGGAAGTTAATCCAGAGTGTGGGAATGTATTTGAGGAGTTAGGGCATGGTAAcacacaattaatggcaggaggAATAAAGGAAGCTTGGAGTGTCAGtacagcaccctctccagtgcaaacatATCTTTGctgtaatgtggagaccagatccatagacagtactccagctgtaacCAAGCCAACGCTGTATACAGTTCAGACATGATGTCCTTGCTTTTGTGTTCTGTGCTTTGGCTACTAAAGGAAAACATCGCCTGTGCCTTTCAtgtcataggtcagtgataataaatctgatcctgattgtCCTAACATTTGGAACATAGAGCagaaaacagcacagcacaggaacaggcccttcggcctaccaggtctgtgccgaccatgatgccaatctaattagtcccatctgtctggacatggtccatatccctccatttcctgcctgttcacgtgtccgtctaaatgcctcttaaacactgctccCCTAcctgtttctaccacttcccttggcagtgtgttccaggcacccaccactgtctgtgtaaaacaaaaacttgccttgcaaatctgcttttaaactatccccctctaatcttaaaactatgccctctagaatttgacactTCCGCCccggaaaaaagattctgtctagcctatcatagttttatatattcctatcaggtctccctccagcctctgaagctccacagaaaacaacccaagtttgtccaatctctccttatagctaatactctccaatccaggcaacatcccggtgaacctcttctgcatcctctccaaagcctccacacccttcctatggtgtggcaaccagaactgcacacaatgctctggaTGTtgtctaaccaaagctttatgcagctgcaacatgacttcctgactcttatactcaaaaaACTCATGTTAAAGTCTTTTATAGAGTTGTTTCAAGTTTTGTCTGATAATAATCCTATGAGTGCATTTTAATATAATAATAACCTGCTTTATAAAGGCCAATTGTAATCCACAATACTATCTGGATATGAAATATTAGTTGTAAACTCACCAGTTTACATACACACTCGTTTCAGATGCTATGGAACAGCAGTCACAGAGGAACACCTAGTTAGAATGTGGTAAAAATATGTTTATTGTTCAACTTCCTCTACAATCAAAGTTATATTAAGAAAATCAGCGACATGTGTTTTTACACACTAAATTCCAAATTCAGTCTCTGGGATTCGAAGGGTGATGGGACAACAAGCTAATTCACTCCCCCAACTCCTAACCCTGTGGAGTCCTGTGGCGTCTGTTTGATGTCACCGTTTTTGATGCACAGGGACTTTCTGCTCCTTAGCAAAATGGTATCCTAAACTTCACAGCGTGACAAAGCCAAAAACCATCTGCCTTTCTCCCAGCATATTTAAAATCTAATTCCTCCATTGCTAATTATCTTTGCCTCCAGGTCATTTAattatcattttctttcatttcaatatCTTTTTCTCCCTGGCATTCATCAGTAGGTCTTGCCTCCTGAATTTCCATCTCTTCCCCAGAATCGCTGTCATTTTTAGCAGAACTCGGAGTCCCACTTTCAGGGACAGATTGTTTGTCTACTTCATCCCCTGCTGATTCAGAGAACGTATTCTGGTCCATTGTTCCTGTATtcctttttgtgtcttcttctgtgGGTCTTTCCTCTCCTGTGATGTTTGGTCCTGGTCCTGGCTCGGCTCTCTCATCCATTGCCCCTGTTGCTATATTCCcagttttgcttccttctgttgcACACTTGTCATCTTCAGCGACTGCTGGTTCTGCTTCAGCTATTCCATCCGTCAGTCCTGTCGTGTCTTTCCTGACGTGGCCTTGTGTTGTAGTTTTATTCTCTTCCACGGTCATCAGGTTGGGTTCTCCTGAAGATGTCACCTTGTCTTCGGATTTCATTCCTTGTTGACAGCCAGTTTCACTAACCGTGACTTGGGTCACTGACAATGACAAATTATCTTCACTTTTCTGTCTGAGGCTGGTTTCAGAGTCCTTTAGTGGTGCGATGGGTTCGCTGCCTTTGGCGATATCCTCTTCCTGATCTTCAGTTTGTCTCTCAATATTTTCAGGAACTGGAGGTTTCCCATCACAACTAACCTTTTCTTCAGCATTGCAGTGTTCCTGACTTGAGGCTGTGTCAAGAGTTCCAGGCGTTACAAGATTTTCAGATCTTTGTTCAGTGTCCTTTATAAAGGCTGCACTCTCCTTGCTTGAATCTGGACAACTTGGTCTCTTTTTCAGAGTCTGCTCTTTGTCTGCCTCTGATGGCACATCAGTGGCTTTAGTTAACATGTCTTCATCCGAACATTCCTCGCCCTGTTGTTCAACCATTTCCTTCTTCAGTTCTTCACAGATGTGGCTGAACCGGTGTTCCGTTCCTTTGGGAGGTCCCCAGACAAATTCGGAAAGAGGCTGATAATACTGCTGAGCAAAAAGTATCAATTTTCTCCTCTCAGATTTATTTCTAATGGTGTAAAGAAAGTAGTCCAGTACACTGTCCTTGACCTGAGGTAACTGCTTATTGATCAGggtttctacaagaaagaacctGACCAGTGGGGTCTGATAGTGCTCGAAGCCCAACTCTCCAAGACACTTCAGTATCCGTGTGATGCGTAGATTATTGTGCGAGTGTCTGAAATTGGAAAGAAAAGGAATCAAAATCAAGACCAGATTCAGCACCACGAACTTTGTAACAGCAGTCCTGGAACACAGACGTTTCCAAACATCCGGTTTAGAGCTCCTGCAAAGTGAAGGTGCAATTCCTTCAAAACAAAAGCCTTTATCCCTGAATTCACAGCTTTCACTTGCTAAACCACTCCACTCATTTTCAGTACACTCACTCCGGCAGTGAGACACAACCGGATATAAGCTCATGAAGGGCATAAATCAGGtgaagggtcacagtcttttccccagggtagtggagattaaaactagaggacaaatttaaggtgagaggggaaagatttaaaaggaacccgaggttagaaaccttttccacacagagggtggtgggtacatggaacaagccgGCAGAGAAAGGGCAGGTATATAgatagaaagggtttagagggatatgggccaaatgcaggcaaatgggacctgtTCAGATAGCCATCTTTGTCGGTGtgcacgagttgggccaaagggcttgttttcatgctATGTAACCCTATAACTGTATGACAGCCTAAAACCGCTGACAAAGTCTTTTATCACTGGCTCTTGTATCTCCTGTGTGTCTCAGCATCAAACTTTGTCCATTAACCCCTGCGTGAAGCATCTTGGGCATGTCTTGAAGGCACTGTATTAATGCAAGACAGTGTCACTGCTGCCTTGGAGTCTGTCCCACAGAAAGTATGGGTTCAAATCCTGTGTCAAAGGCAAGTCAcaacagtactgagggaatgatgtacAATCGAAGgtaccagcctcaaggacagcttctatcccactaagactattgaatggacccctagtacgataagatggactcttgacctcacaatctaccttgttatagccttgcaccttattgtctgcctgcactgcactttctctgtaactgttacactttattctgcattctgttattgttttcccttgtactacctcaatgcactgctgttatgaaatgatctgtatggatggcatgcaaaacaaagtttttcactgtacctcggtacgtgtgacaatgatAACCAATGATtcattttggatgagacattaagctAAATCTGCCCCTTGACTGAATGTTGAAGATCTTATGCCACTAAATCGAAGAACAGGGGGTTTCACCTCCATACATTGGCTGTTGCATTCCCAATGTTGAAAGAGCAATgtcatttcaaaatttaaaaagcagTTCAATGTAAAATGCCTTGTGACATTCAGTTCCAGAGAAGTAAAAGCCTTTGATTGCACTCACATATTGAGGTTGTGAAACCGCTGTTTCCAGTGATGGGCCCGCTTCACCTCTCCTGTCTGTTCGTTCACCAGCTTAATGCCATAGAAGTCCAGCAtcatcttgtatgcttcaattaGCCTCACTTTTGCAACATCCGATTGTCTGAATGACTGTTGATAGTGAAAGATATACTTACTATATTTTTGCACACAATGATTTAAAAATTCCAGGATAGTGGCATTTAATACAACACAGGAAATAACAAATGATGTACATCAAACTGCCGCCTTGCTTTAGTGCTTCACATACTTTTCATTGATCATCTCTAGGCAGTGATCAAGACCTCAGTCAGTTCCTGAATCACTCGTTCTAGAATCAGGCCAAACACGTCCGGTACGATAGCATGGTGGCTACGTTCCAGGACGGGCAACGCAGAGGGTGGACTGATGAGTTCAAAACTCACCACAATTGtcttcggttttggtcaccctgctataggaaagatgttattaactggaaaaagtgcagaaaagatttacaaggatgttgtcaggatttgagggactgagttagaggttggacaggcaaggactttattccttagagggtatgagactgagaggtgatattatagaggtgtataaaatcatgaggggcatagacagggtgaatgcactcagtcttttgttggggaatcaaggactagagggcataggtttaagatgagaggggaaagatttaataggaacttgaggggcaacttttttatgcaaaggatggtatctatgtggaatgagctgccagaggaagtagttgaggcaggtacaataacaacctttagaagacagttggacaggtacatgggttggacaggtttagaaggttaggggccaaacgctggcaaatgggactagcttggatgggcaccttggtcgacacgggccagttgggccgaagggcctgtttccgtgctgtataactctataattgttaaattcagttaaatacaTAATTCTGGGGGGAAATGTGGTAACgacgaaacaaaaacagaaactgatgcAAGGAAGTATGCAGCAGGACGAGCaccagctgtgggaagagaaacagtcgatgtttcagattcccagcagttTTCCTGATTTTCCTGCGGTAATGATGTGTTGGCAGATTGCTGTTAGAAAGCCCACTCATGCCAATTCAGCAAAAGTGGAGCGAGACATTGAAAAGTACACGAAAATCAGAACAGGACAGTAGCCCAGCAGGATACACAAAAGCACAATATGACAGCCTCTACGGTAtgtaaaaaatgaaaaaaaatacacactCAAGTTACAGACCTGGACGGGAGAAATTATACTGCAGAGTAAGGGAAGGTCAGAGGAATGAAACTGAatgttttgtgtctgtcttcaaagGAGAAAAGTCTCAAAGAGTGCAGGTAAAAGGTCAACAATGAACCTGCTGAACAggctctatttcttatgttctttgggTAGGAAATCAATTGTCTGTAATTCATGTGGCACACAGCAATGTAGCTGGCTAGTAACGTTGTCATTCAGCTACTCTGGAGTACAGATCTGGATGGGGTGACTCCTTAAATTTCAATTAAGAACATTTTTATAAATTTGACTTAAAGTTTCTGGAGAGTACACTAGCAAAGGATTCCATTGCTTCAGTTTCTGCTTGTTAAGAAACCTGTAATCTTTTCAGCTTTGTACGTGCTGAATAGTAATCACAGACTAAATAAAACATTGACTGTGAACACGGTGGAGTGGGGAAAATGGATGAGGTGAACTTAGGGTTGCAAGTTTTTATCTTCTTGTACTGCCTGAAAAGATTGAATAGTTGCTTTCAAAGGGAAATTCGATAAAAACCTGAAGCGGTAAATCTTTCTCGGGTTATGAGAAGAGGAGGTAgaagtggaactaattggattgCTTTTTTAAAGAGCCAACCCAGGCACAAAATGCTGAATAACTTCTATCTGCATTGTGAGATTCCATGTTCTATTTGTTGTCTTAAAGAACAATACTTAGCAACTGTGGCACTGCGGCTCAGCTGGTAGATCTgctgtgccagtgacccaggttcaatccagaccttgggtgctgcatgtgtggagtttgggtgccctggtttgtccccacatcccgaagacgtgtGGGATGGGAGGTTAGCTgtccactgtaaaatgcccctggagtgtaggtgagtggtagggaagttgatgagaatgtggtgaaaatttaaaaaatggaattaatgtgggattactgtaaatggctgatcgatggttggtgtggactcagtgggctgaagggcctgttctgtgctgtctcCCTCGTTGACTCTATAATAGAGGGCAATGTGGAGAGCACTGAGTAACTCTTCATCACCATACAGACCTTGATTTCTTGAACTGTCAGTTCTTTGGCCCACCAGTTCATTCCAGGTTCTCGCAACGGAAACAGCCTGAAAACACAACCCAAATGATTAGAAATTGGGATGAAATCAGACATGCCGGCCAGAAGTGATGACTGCAGTTATTTACATATATGGAGAATTTAGTAGCATGCTTGTTACATCAGCAGTGTCAGTATGCAAGGCAGGTTTGATGGCCCACTGTACAACAAAATGACACTGGGAAGGAGCTGCAGAGTTGGAAAATACTGGACTTTAGTTATGACATTGATTCCAGGACATCTAAAGGAATCACAGAACCTTGCAGTACTGATGGAAGATTCCGTGATTCCACAACCGATTGTGCCAATCCTGACACCTTGAAAGGCCTATCCAACTTAGTCCCAAACGCCACACACTCCCCTGTAGCAGAGCACTTCACTCATTTTTGTGCCCCTGTCCAATTGCTAATCTGATTCTCTCATTCTCGAAAGTGGTGTGTTCCAAAATTCAACAAACCTTTAGGGCTAATAAAAAATCTCTTTTC contains the following coding sequences:
- the LOC127578820 gene encoding opioid growth factor receptor-like protein 1 gives rise to the protein MLEEEEEYDSTWVESEEESGRPPSPARCPEPQEKGGSALEKAEDRQKPRSESSMWKKNRDYDKPRRRSKRAAMDLQRYRHHYPDLKDNAEHNSNVNFMFYMNKTCSQPNGCKILEMLTKWKGKYEHLERNHSYIQWLFPLREPGMNWWAKELTVQEIKSFRQSDVAKVRLIEAYKMMLDFYGIKLVNEQTGEVKRAHHWKQRFHNLNIHSHNNLRITRILKCLGELGFEHYQTPLVRFFLVETLINKQLPQVKDSVLDYFLYTIRNKSERRKLILFAQQYYQPLSEFVWGPPKGTEHRFSHICEELKKEMVEQQGEECSDEDMLTKATDVPSEADKEQTLKKRPSCPDSSKESAAFIKDTEQRSENLVTPGTLDTASSQEHCNAEEKVSCDGKPPVPENIERQTEDQEEDIAKGSEPIAPLKDSETSLRQKSEDNLSLSVTQVTVSETGCQQGMKSEDKVTSSGEPNLMTVEENKTTTQGHVRKDTTGLTDGIAEAEPAVAEDDKCATEGSKTGNIATGAMDERAEPGPGPNITGEERPTEEDTKRNTGTMDQNTFSESAGDEVDKQSVPESGTPSSAKNDSDSGEEMEIQEARPTDECQGEKDIEMKENDN